From Magnolia sinica isolate HGM2019 chromosome 13, MsV1, whole genome shotgun sequence, one genomic window encodes:
- the LOC131222989 gene encoding probable glycosyltransferase At5g03795 isoform X2 yields the protein MEYFTQCQKLCQIETRRMVIVMGLIASAILVFQSLALTYGNALSSPFPAGKVPILLAKGSLGSEDSSPKSPRELPLSNDSINTKESSAVGVVKWTGASDMGRGTEHVNERKENDGDPDSESVLENDGDPDEDFLLDEDRNPDGEFLDEEVVDQGNGLTQEKVRDPHNSSTLEKAGDEENGLSLEKDAKPGKSDANSFNSVVPAASDIPSMGKQATEMLLPKGKNSELGQSVSPSLDDDSIIVSIPVRKNMKQVMPRIPISLMNRILQRNRVSSRSMRPRWSSAHDQELLSARKQIQSAPIVRNNPELYAPVFRNVSMFKRSYELMEHVLKVYVYKEGKKPIFHTPMLGGIYASEGWFMKLMEGNKQFVVKNPRKAHLFYLPFSSRFLQHALYVPGSHNRRNLAAHLKNYIENIAMKYPFWNRTGGADHFLAACHDWAPYETRHNLDRTIRALCNADLNEGFKIGKDVSLPETFVRNQQNPLRDLGGKPASKRPTLAFFAGNMHGRVRPILLQYWENKDPDMKIFGPMPRGPKRKTTYIQYMKTSKYCICPRGYEVNSPRVVEAIFYECVPVIISDNFVPPFFEIFDWESFSVFVAEKDIPMLKDILLSIPDKKYRTMQMRVKKVQQHFLWHSKPVKYDIFHMTLHSIWYNRVHQVKTR from the exons ATGGAGTATTTTACTCAATGTCAAAAGCTTTGTCAAATAGAAACCAGGAGAATGGTTATTGTGATGGGGCTAATAGCATCTGCCATTTTAGTTTTTCAGTCTCTCGCTCTTACATATGGAAATGCTTTGTCATCTCCGTTTCCGGCTGGTAAGGTTCCCATACTACTTGCAAAAGGTAGCCTGGGGAGTGAAGATTCTTCTCCTAAATCTCCTCGTGAGCTCCCCCTTTCAAATGATTCAATAAACACTAAGGAGTCATCTGCTGTTGGAGTGGTAAAATGGACTGGAGCTTCTGATATGGGGAGAGGAACTGAGCATgttaatgaaagaaaagaaaatgatggaGACCCAGATAGTGAATCTGTGTTGGAGAATGATGGTGACCCAGATGAGGATTTTTTGCTGGATGAGGATAGAAATCCAGATGGAGAGTTTTTAGATGAGGAAGTTGTAGACCAGGGTAATGGTTTGACACAAGAGAAGGTTAGAGACCCACATAATAGTTCTACACTAGAAAAAGCTGGAGATGAAGAGAATGGGCTTTCACTGGAGAAGGATGCAAAACCAG GAAAATCAGATGCAAATTCCTTCAATTCTGTTGTACCTGCTGCCTCCGACATACCTTCAATGGGCAAGCAGGCAACAGAAATGCTTCTTCCAAAGGGTAAAAATTCAGAGCTAGGGCAAAGTGTTTCGCCTTCTTTGGATGATGATTCCATAATAGTTAGTATTCCTGTGAGAAAGAACATGAAGCAAGTGATGCCACGTATTCCAATATCCCTGATGAACCGTATATTGCAACGGAATCGTGTTTCATCCCGTTCAATG AGACCACGGTGGTCATCTGCACATGACCAGGAGCTTTTATCCGCAAGAAAACAGATTCAGAGTGCTCCTATTGTGAGGAACAACCCTGAACTATATGCTCCTGTTTTTCGGAATGTTTCCATGTTTAAAAG GAGCTATGAGTTGATGGAACACGTGCTCAAGGTATATGTTTACAAGGAAGGTAAAAAACCCATATTCCATACTCCAATGCTTGGAGGAATTTATGCCTCTGAGGGATGGTTTATGAAGCTGATGGAGGGAAACAAACAGTTTGTCGTGAAGAACCCCAGAAAAGCCCACCTGTTTTACTTGCCTTTTAGTTCACGTTTTCTACAGCATGCTCTATATGTACCTGGATCACATAATCGGAGGAATCTAGCAGCACACTTGAAGAATTACATTGAAAATATAGCTATGAAGTATCCTTTTTGGAACAGAACTGGTGGGGCAGATCATTTTCTTGCTGCCTGCCATGACTGG GCACCATATGAGACAAGGCACAATCTGGACCGTACCATCAGAGCCCTCTGCAATGCCGATCTGAACGAAGGCTTCAAGATAGGGAAAGACGTATCTCTCCCAGAGACATTTGTGCGTAATCAACAGAATCCACTGAGGGATCTTGGAGGCAAACCAGCTTCCAAGAGGCCAACTCTCGCCTTCTTTGCTGGAAACATGCATGGGAGGGTCCGTCCCATCCTACTTCAGTACTGGGAGAACAAAGACCCCGACATGAAAATTTTTGGCCCGATGCCACGCGGGCCCAAGCGTAAAACGACATATATCCAGTACATGAAAACCAGCAAGTACTGCATCTGCCCAAGGGGCTATGAAGTCAACAGTCCACGAGTGGTCGAGGCCATCTTCTATGAATGTGTTCCAGTGATCATATCGGATAACTTTGTGCCAccattttttgagatctttgATTGGGAATCGTTTTCGGTCTTTGTGGCGGAGAAGGACATTCCAATGTTGAAGGACATACTCCTATCAATCCCAGACAAGAAGTACCGGACCATGCAGATGAGGGTGAAGAAAGTGCAGCAGCATTTTCTATGGCACAGCAAGCCTGTGAAGTATGACATATTTCATATGACTCTTCACTCAATCTGGTATAACAGAGTGCATCAGGTAAAAACCAGGTGA
- the LOC131222989 gene encoding probable glycosyltransferase At5g03795 isoform X1, with product MEYFTQCQKLCQIETRRMVIVMGLIASAILVFQSLALTYGNALSSPFPAGKVPILLAKGSLGSEDSSPKSPRELPLSNDSINTKESSAVGVVKWTGASDMGRGTEHVNERKENDGDPDSESVLENDGDPDEDFLLDEDRNPDGEFLDEEVVDQGNGLTQEKVRDPHNSSTLEKAGDEENGLSLEKDAKPGDGFALDNIRNLDDVLALEQVISSDNGLASPQVTLSTVVSDKIGMVLGKSDANSFNSVVPAASDIPSMGKQATEMLLPKGKNSELGQSVSPSLDDDSIIVSIPVRKNMKQVMPRIPISLMNRILQRNRVSSRSMRPRWSSAHDQELLSARKQIQSAPIVRNNPELYAPVFRNVSMFKRSYELMEHVLKVYVYKEGKKPIFHTPMLGGIYASEGWFMKLMEGNKQFVVKNPRKAHLFYLPFSSRFLQHALYVPGSHNRRNLAAHLKNYIENIAMKYPFWNRTGGADHFLAACHDWAPYETRHNLDRTIRALCNADLNEGFKIGKDVSLPETFVRNQQNPLRDLGGKPASKRPTLAFFAGNMHGRVRPILLQYWENKDPDMKIFGPMPRGPKRKTTYIQYMKTSKYCICPRGYEVNSPRVVEAIFYECVPVIISDNFVPPFFEIFDWESFSVFVAEKDIPMLKDILLSIPDKKYRTMQMRVKKVQQHFLWHSKPVKYDIFHMTLHSIWYNRVHQVKTR from the exons ATGGAGTATTTTACTCAATGTCAAAAGCTTTGTCAAATAGAAACCAGGAGAATGGTTATTGTGATGGGGCTAATAGCATCTGCCATTTTAGTTTTTCAGTCTCTCGCTCTTACATATGGAAATGCTTTGTCATCTCCGTTTCCGGCTGGTAAGGTTCCCATACTACTTGCAAAAGGTAGCCTGGGGAGTGAAGATTCTTCTCCTAAATCTCCTCGTGAGCTCCCCCTTTCAAATGATTCAATAAACACTAAGGAGTCATCTGCTGTTGGAGTGGTAAAATGGACTGGAGCTTCTGATATGGGGAGAGGAACTGAGCATgttaatgaaagaaaagaaaatgatggaGACCCAGATAGTGAATCTGTGTTGGAGAATGATGGTGACCCAGATGAGGATTTTTTGCTGGATGAGGATAGAAATCCAGATGGAGAGTTTTTAGATGAGGAAGTTGTAGACCAGGGTAATGGTTTGACACAAGAGAAGGTTAGAGACCCACATAATAGTTCTACACTAGAAAAAGCTGGAGATGAAGAGAATGGGCTTTCACTGGAGAAGGATGCAAAACCAGGTGATGGTTTTGCATTGGATAACATTAGAAATTTAGATGATGTTCTGGCATTAGAGCAGGTTATTAGCTCTGATAATGGTCTTGCATCCCCTCAAGTAACATTATCCACTGTTGTTTCTGATAAAATTGGGATGGTGCTAGGAAAATCAGATGCAAATTCCTTCAATTCTGTTGTACCTGCTGCCTCCGACATACCTTCAATGGGCAAGCAGGCAACAGAAATGCTTCTTCCAAAGGGTAAAAATTCAGAGCTAGGGCAAAGTGTTTCGCCTTCTTTGGATGATGATTCCATAATAGTTAGTATTCCTGTGAGAAAGAACATGAAGCAAGTGATGCCACGTATTCCAATATCCCTGATGAACCGTATATTGCAACGGAATCGTGTTTCATCCCGTTCAATG AGACCACGGTGGTCATCTGCACATGACCAGGAGCTTTTATCCGCAAGAAAACAGATTCAGAGTGCTCCTATTGTGAGGAACAACCCTGAACTATATGCTCCTGTTTTTCGGAATGTTTCCATGTTTAAAAG GAGCTATGAGTTGATGGAACACGTGCTCAAGGTATATGTTTACAAGGAAGGTAAAAAACCCATATTCCATACTCCAATGCTTGGAGGAATTTATGCCTCTGAGGGATGGTTTATGAAGCTGATGGAGGGAAACAAACAGTTTGTCGTGAAGAACCCCAGAAAAGCCCACCTGTTTTACTTGCCTTTTAGTTCACGTTTTCTACAGCATGCTCTATATGTACCTGGATCACATAATCGGAGGAATCTAGCAGCACACTTGAAGAATTACATTGAAAATATAGCTATGAAGTATCCTTTTTGGAACAGAACTGGTGGGGCAGATCATTTTCTTGCTGCCTGCCATGACTGG GCACCATATGAGACAAGGCACAATCTGGACCGTACCATCAGAGCCCTCTGCAATGCCGATCTGAACGAAGGCTTCAAGATAGGGAAAGACGTATCTCTCCCAGAGACATTTGTGCGTAATCAACAGAATCCACTGAGGGATCTTGGAGGCAAACCAGCTTCCAAGAGGCCAACTCTCGCCTTCTTTGCTGGAAACATGCATGGGAGGGTCCGTCCCATCCTACTTCAGTACTGGGAGAACAAAGACCCCGACATGAAAATTTTTGGCCCGATGCCACGCGGGCCCAAGCGTAAAACGACATATATCCAGTACATGAAAACCAGCAAGTACTGCATCTGCCCAAGGGGCTATGAAGTCAACAGTCCACGAGTGGTCGAGGCCATCTTCTATGAATGTGTTCCAGTGATCATATCGGATAACTTTGTGCCAccattttttgagatctttgATTGGGAATCGTTTTCGGTCTTTGTGGCGGAGAAGGACATTCCAATGTTGAAGGACATACTCCTATCAATCCCAGACAAGAAGTACCGGACCATGCAGATGAGGGTGAAGAAAGTGCAGCAGCATTTTCTATGGCACAGCAAGCCTGTGAAGTATGACATATTTCATATGACTCTTCACTCAATCTGGTATAACAGAGTGCATCAGGTAAAAACCAGGTGA